The proteins below are encoded in one region of Silene latifolia isolate original U9 population chromosome 2, ASM4854445v1, whole genome shotgun sequence:
- the LOC141642846 gene encoding protein disulfide isomerase-like 1-1: MRGFGLCFVAILLATVWGIKSEELEVTTIKEEFVITLDHSNFSQIVSKHDFIVLEFYAPWCGHCKHLAPEYEKAAAELSKNDPPITLAKIDASDEANKDIAMEFGIQGFPTLKVVRDGGKFIQEYKGPREAEGIVSYVKKQLGPASVEIKSKDDASNVIDEKKIFIAGVFPKFSGEEYENFIKLAEKLRSDYEFGHTMDVEVLPKGDSSVKGPFIRLLKPFDDLFADSKDFDLEAIEKFIEEEDSPSVVEFDMDPSNVHLGKMFASDSTKVIMLLDLSSENAAALKTKFYDIAYLLKGGNLSFLIGDVEPSKPLMQYFKLEESQAPLLFVQKSDDKKYLKANIEVDQVVAWFKKVLDGKVEQFKVSQPIPKENNEPVKVVVLDTLEDLVLNSGKEVLLEFYAPWCGHCKNLAPILDEVALSYDKDPNVLIAKYDATANDVPRETFKVQGFPTLFFINGNKEVIEYSGGRKKEDFVNFIEEHRTDKKNKSEAVDQEKDETASAKDEL, translated from the exons ATGAGGGGAtttgggttgtgttttgtggcgaTTTTATTAGCGACAGTATGGGGAATTAAATCGGAAGAGTTGGAAGTGACGACGATTAAGGAGGAATTTGTGATAACGTTGGATCATTCCAACTTTAGTCAAATTGTGTCCAAACATGACTTCATTGTTCTTGAGTTTTACGCTCCTTG GTGTGGTCACTGCAAACACCTTGCTCCCGAG TATGAGAAGGCTGCTGCTGAATTGAGTAAAAATGACCCTCCAATCACTCTTGCTAAAATTGATGCTTCCGATGAAGCAAATAAAGATATTGCAATGGAGTTCGGCATTCAAGGTTTCCCCACGCTTAAAGTTGTTAGAGATGGTGGTAAATTCATCCAAGAATACAAAGGACCTAGAGAAGCTGAGGGTATAGTGAGTTACGTTAAGAAACAGCTTGGCCCGGCTTCCGTTGAGATTAAGTCTAAGGATGATGCTTCCAATGTTATTGatgagaagaagatcttcatt GCAGGAGTGTTCCCGAAGTTTTCAGGCGAGGAATATGAGAACTTCATCAAGTTAGCTGAGAAGCTGAGGTCTGATTATGAGTTCGGCCACACCATGGATGTTGAGGTCCTTCCTAAGGGTGATTCCTCTGTCAAAGGGCCATTTATCAGATTGCTCAAGCCTTTTGATGACCTCTTTGCTGACTCTAAG GATTTTGACTTGGAGGCTATTGAGAAATTCATTGAAGAAGAAGACTCGCCTTCAGTTGTTGAATTCGATATGGATCCTAGCAATGTACACCTTGGCAAGATGTTTGCTTCTGACAGTACTAAG GTCATAATGCTTCTGGATCTCAGTAGCGAGAATGCTGCTGCTTTGAAGACTAAATTCTACGACATTGCATACCTTCTCAAAGGTGGAAACTTGAGCTTTTTGATTGGTGATGTGGAGCCCAGCAAACCTCTCATGCAG TACTTCAAGCTTGAGGAATCTCAAGCCCCTCTACTCTTCGTTCAAAAGAGTGATGATAAGAAATATCTTAAGGCTAACATTGAGGTAGATCAAGTTGTCGCTTGGTTCAAGAAAGTCTTG GATGGCAAAGTAGAGCAGTTCAAGGTATCGCAGCCAATTCCCAAGGAAAACAATGAGCCTGTGAAGGTGGTGGTTCTTGATACCCTTGAGGATTTGGTTCTCAATTCCGGAAAAGAAG TTTTGCTGGAGTTTTATGCACCATGGTGCGGTCATTGCAAGAACCTAGCCCCTATTTTGGACGAAGTTGCTCTATCATATGACAAGGATCCTAATGTCCTGATAGCCAAATAT GATGCAACGGCAAATGATGTGCCAAGAGAGACATTCAAGGTCCAAGGATTCCCAACCCTATTCTTCATAAATGGAAATAAGGAGGTAATCGAGTACAGTGGAGGCAGGAAGAAGGAAGACTTTGTTAACTTCATAGAAGAACACAGGACTGACAAGAAAAACAAGTCCGAAGCTGTCGACCAAGAGAAAGACGAAACAGCTTCAGCTAAGGATGAGCTGTGA
- the LOC141641082 gene encoding uncharacterized protein LOC141641082 — MTIFCWNCRGFGEADDPTIPYLHRSVLKYHPLILFLQETYSTVDVALSRTNHLGFPNYFGVDSNGRSGGLLLYWNSSVDIIILCSNPHFIFCKLGVSLPEGLYNDMYIMFIYGESMFQYRSSLWDRISNIILGCTPLLVIGDFNQVELHSDKFGGSTSIRGQVAFTTWKLQNGLVDVPFFGPRFTWMNGQHGENCIMERLDRAYASQDWFDMFPQSSLLNLPILISDHSPIVFHFSHPQNNLKRPYRIDNWCLHLPEVISLVTFAFQKPVLGSLPYVLSRKLASVRFAIMQWVIQHRICYGINWSSIEKDLDMSATDISDHASAENYQMLRESRLQLISKQHEYWLQRVKLRNEVLDEQVEGEILSYFHKLLCPSNVRAADPSFTSLDSFLSTLDLPSLSSVDCSLLSAPFTETDVLRALRTIDGSKSPGPDGITPRFYQFFWPQIGHLVSAAVLQFPNSGVMLKEWNSTHIVLIPKIDHPELVAHYRLISLCNVIYRIASKCIANRLLLVIPSIISDSQQAFVPGRLMSDGCLVAHEILHYINKTRRGTNCYAVLKLDMSKAFDRVSWHFLMAVMRHMGFPTQWRNLIWECISTVSYRIVINGTPSQALHPTCGLRQGDPISPYLFIICMEVLSRQLAMAERLKCFTGIKISRYAPTLSHLFYADDALLCCKATNTSFEAMRDLLKEFEVGSGQMINLDKSYIKFSPNTPTDFRSHLTSILKMPTVTSFGDYLGVPIDIPRNKSEPFLPLIDKITTRITSWTALHLSQSSKLVLISSILLASLNHILSCVPIPHVVCRKIDALIIAFWWRNDWKKNIIHWLRREVLQSPKEYGGLGIKNTFLLNQSLLLKNFWRITSRPTILLAKFWNAKYRRDLPIPSSRSVVSNVSYAWNGICHAVALSKDAICWKVGSGKLVDIWSSRWVNGELPTINTPVPETLTPLPSFILDSGDWNPTMLYRYFASKTTKDIIAMEPPAPDIDDFIYWKFTEDGVYTAKSRYFLLWSQTPAASSARSRLHQFPWNIVWKKTLSRKLSILLWKMAHNILPTNVNLLSRGLNVAQECHLCHSSHESMDHLFRSCSIAQHLWKSSWLGINAMANPFIPFLTWIADFLTYLARHSFGLHKDSGLIFFCCILRAIWNSRNLVVFQNHPVRPAAIYHLIGNLVSSTSQLRLIRSSFEPHAICLPPIKLAGICKPQSDQVVCISLSIRQDATIQCFTGIILDSALSDSVSNTIPARSLFVASARLLIWAMQYAQQKNYSHVSFRISCQKLSSVLANKLPVPISSGILCEDEPEVGEREFAEVMQNVSGDEFCRIVESEFTPFVGQQFNDIEEAVKFYKMYALTCGFDVRRYTTKKWRDGTIKSKLLVCNREGFTYAKKIMNSDGITQIFVRVTLSSEWSYIFVTVTIT, encoded by the exons ATGACTATCTTTTGTTGGAATTGTAGAGGATTTGGAGAAGCGGATGATCCTACAATTCCGTACCTACATAGAAGCGTCCTTAAATATCATCCGCTAATTTTGTTTTTACAAGAGACTTATTCTACAGTAGATGTTGCTTTGTCGAGGACCAACCACCTTGGATTTCCCAATTACTTTGGTGTTGATTCTAATGGTCGTAGTGGTGGTCTTCTTTTGTACTGGAATAGTTCAGTTGATATTATCATCTTATGTAGTAACCCGCATTTTATCTTCTGTAAATTGGGTGTAAGTTTACCGGAGGGGCTGTATAATGATATGTACATTATGTTTATATATGGGGAATCTATGTTTCAGTATCGTTCGTCTTTATGGGATCGGATTTCTAATATTATTTTGGGTTGCACCCCTCTTCTTGTGATTGGGGATTTTAATCAGGTTGAATTACATTCGGACAAATTTGGTGGCTCTACCTCTATTCGGGGTCAGGTTGCATTCACAACATGGAAACTTCAGAACGGTTTGGTTGATGTTCCTTTCTTTGGACCTCGGTTCACTTGGATGAATGGACAACATGGTGAAAATTGTATTATGGAAAGGCTAGATCGTGCATATGCATCGCAGGATTGGTTTGACATGTTTCCTCAATCCTCCCTCTTAAACTTACCTATTCTCATTTCTGATCATTCCCCAATAGTTTTCCATTTTTCCCATCCACAAAATAATTTAAAACGACCCTACCGCATTGATAATTGGTGCTTGCATTTACCTGAAGTTATTTCCCTTGTTACTTTTGCTTTTCAAAAACCTGTTTTGGGATCCTTACCTTACGTCCTTTCACGCAAATTAGCTTCTGTGAGATTTGCAATTATGCAATGGGTTATTCAACATCGTATTTGTTACGGCATCAATTGGTCATCCATTGAGAAGGATCTTGACATGTCTGCTACGGATATTTCTGATCATGCCTCGGCTGAGAACTATCAAATGCTGCGTGAAAGCCGTCTCCAACTTATTTCTAAGCAACATGAGTATTGGCTTCAGCGGGTTAAGCTTCGTAATGAGGTTTTGGATG AACAGGTTGAGGGTGAAATCCTTTCTTATTTCCATAAACTTCTGTGTCCCTCAAATGTTCGTGCTGCAGATCCGTCTTTTACATCTTTGGACTCGTTCCTTTCTACTCTGGATTTGCCTTCACTTTCTTCTGTAGATTGTTCGCTTTTATCTGCACCTTTCACTGAAACTGATGTTCTTCGAGCACTACGCACCATAGATGGCTCTAAGTCACCTGGTCCAGACGGAATTACGCCCCGTTTCTACCAATTCTTTTGGCCTCAGATTGGTCATTTGGTATCAGCTGCTGTTCTACAGTTTCCGAATTCGGGGGTTATGCTTAAAGAATGGAATAGCACGCATATTGTTCTCATTCCGAAGATTGACCATCCTGAATTGGTTGCTCATTACCGTCTTATTAGTCTATGCAACGTTATTTACCGTATTGCTTCCAAGTGCATTGCTAATAGACTACTACTGGTGATCCCTTCAATTATTTCGGATTCTCAGCAAGCTTTTGTCCCGGGTCGTCTTATGTCTGACGGTTGCCTTGTTGCGCATGAGATACTACATTACATCAACAAAACAAGAAGGGGTACTAATTGTTATGCGGTGCTGAAATTGGATATGAGCAAGGCTTTTGACCGTGTGTCTTGGCACTTCCTTATGGCTGTAATGAGACATATGGGTTTTCCCACACAGTGGCGTAATCTTATTTGGGAATGTATCTCAACGGTTTCTTATCGGATTGTCATAAATGGAACGCCTTCTCAAGCTCTGCATCCTACTTGTGGTCTGCGTCAGGGGGATCCTATTTCTCCTTATTTGTTTATTATATGCATGGAGGTATTATCAAGACAGCTTGCCATGGCAGAAAGACTGAAATGTTTCACTGGAATAAAGATCTCACGATATGCGCCTACGTTATCACATTTATTTTATGCGGATGATGCTCTTCTATGCTGTAAAGCTACTAATACTTCTTTTGAAGCCATGCGCGACTTACTCAAGGAATTTGAAGTTGGGTCCGGTCAAATGATTAATCTGGACAAATCATATATTAAATTCAGTCCGAATACACCAACGGATTTCCGGAGCCATCTTACTTCTATCCTGAAGATGCCCACGGTTACTTCTTTTGGCGATTATCTGGGAGTTCCAATTGATATCCCGAGGAACAAATCAGAACCGTTTCTTCCTTTAATTGACAAGATTACTACACGCATTACTTCATGGACAGCACTTCATCTAAGCCAGTCGAGTAAGCTTGTTCTTATCTCGTCTATTCTATTAGCCTCTCTTAATCATATTTTGTCTTGTGTTCCTATTCCACATGTTGTATGCCGTAAAATCGACGCTTTGATTATCGCTTTCTGGTGGCGTAATGAttggaaaaaaaatataattcaCTGGCTTCGTCGAGAGGTTCTGCAATCTCCCAAGGAATATGGTGGACTTGGTATTAAGAATACTTTCTTGCTCAATCAATCCTTGCTCCTCAAAAATTTCTGGCGTATCACTTCAAGACCGACTATTTTACTTGCAAAATTTTGGAATGCTAAATATCGGAGGGATCTGCCTATTCCAAGCTCTAGGTCAGTGGTTTCGAATGTATCTTATGCGTGGAATGGTATTTGCCATGCAGTGGCTTTGTCAAAAGACGCCATTTGCTGGAAAGTGGGAAGTGGTAAGTTAGTTGATATTTGGTCCAGTCGATGGGTGAATGGAGAACTACCAACTATCAATACACCCGTTCCAGAGACTTTAACACCTCTACCATCTTTTATCTTGGATTCGGGGGACTGGAATCCAACCATGCTCTACCGATATTTTGCTTCTAAAACTACAAAGGACATCATTGCTATGGAACCTCCAGCCCCTGATATTGATGACTTTATTTATTGGAAGTTTACTGAGGATGGTGTTTATACAGCTAAGTCGAGATATTTTCTTCTTTGGTCACAAACTCCAGCTGCTTCTTCAGCTCGTTCTAGGCTGCACCAGTTTCCTTGGAACATTGTCTGGAAAAAGACGCTCTCACGTAAGTTATCGATCCTTCTTTGGAAAATGGCGCACAATATTTTACCCACTAATGTAAACTTGTTATCACGAGGTTTGAATGTGGCCCAAGAGTGTCACCTTTGCCACTCTTCACATGAGTCCATGGATCACCTTTTTAGATCGTGTTCGATAGCACAACACTTATGGAAATCTTCTTGGCTTGGTATTAATGCCATGGCGAATCCTTTCATCCCCTTTCTTACCTGGATTGCGGATTTTCTAACTTATCTTGCACGTCATTCTTTCGGACTGCATAAGGACTCCGGCTTGATATTTTTTTGTTGTATACTCCGTGCAATATGGAACTCTCGGAATTTAGTTGTTTTCCAAAATCATCCGGTCCGGCCGGCAGCTATTTACCATCTCATTGGTAATCTGGTAAGTTCCACTTCTCAGCTACGTCTAATTAGGTCATCTTTTGAACCGCATGCTATTTGTCTTCCTCCTATCAAGTTGGCAGGAATTTGCAAGCCTCAAAGTGACCAGGTTGTTTGCATTTCACTCTCAATCCGTCAAGATGCGACAATACAGTGCTTCACTGGTATTATATTGGATTCTGCTTTGAGTGACTCAGTTTCTAACACAATTCCGGCGCGATCGTTGTTTGTTGCATCCGCACGTCTACTCATTTGGGCTATGCAGTATGCTCAACAGAAGAATTATAGCCACGTTTCCTTTCGTATTTCATGTCAAAAATTATCCTCCGTTCTGGCAAACAAATTGCCAGTACCAATTTCT AGCGGGATTCTTTGTGAGGACGAACCAGAGGTAGGAGAACGTGAATTTGCAGAAGTCATGCAAAATGTAAGCGGAGATGAATTTTGTAGGATTGTAGAAAGCGAGTTTACACCATTTGTCGGGCAGCAGTTCAATGACATAGAGGAAGCTGTAAAGTTCTATAAGATGTACGCTCTTACATGTGGTTTCGATGTGCGTAGATACACGACAAAGAAGTGGCGTGACGGGACCATTAAATCAAAACTTTTAGTTTGTAACCGAGAGGGATTTACATACGCAAAAAAG ATTATGAATTCTGATGGAATTACACAAATTTTTGTTAGGGTTACACTTTCATCAGAGTGGAGTTACATCTTTGTTACAGTTACAATTACAtag
- the LOC141641080 gene encoding protein FAR1-RELATED SEQUENCE 7-like, with amino-acid sequence MRFESSIDQQRHTQKKSDNDNRHTCPKIKTQCPIERHAARVYTHAVFDEFQEEIKMSTNGLGARGFTEENEIELTKVKDSLRGRVFDVHFRPGRYEATCSCRKFERAGIIYRHIIWIYSSNGVQSIPESYVVRRWKKDAVYDASDGKEIIDRKQIEMTKLWSEIHETFGVLRGKDKDDIETLSNLLRDFREKLSPSAEELTKQQEIEQLLGCKASKEIKILPPKHATNKGSGKRMLSKKTKAEALLSKPKRMCNNCKQMAHHDKRNCPQPVFRTPTTIY; translated from the exons ATGCGCTTTGAAAGTTCAATTGACCAACAAAGACATACCCAGAAGAAATCTGATAATGACAACAGGCACACATGCCCAAAAATAAAAACTCAATGTCCTATTGAGCGCCATGCAGCAAGAGTATACACACATGCCGTATTCGATGAGTTTCAAGAAGAGATAAAAATGTCAACGAATGGACTTGGTGCCAGGGGTTTCACCGAGGAGAATGAAATAGAGCTAACAAAAGTAAAGGATAGCTTAAGAGGAAGAGTTTTTGACGTTCATTTCAGACCAG GAAGATATGAGGCAACATGCTCGTGTAGAAAGTTTGAAAGAGCTGGAATAATATATAGGCACATCATTTGGATTTATTCAAGTAATGGTGTTCAGTCCATACCGGAATCGTACGTGGTTCGAAGATGGAAAAAGGATGCAGTATATGACGCCTCTGATGGAAAGGAAATAATTGATCGAAAACAAATCGAAATGACAAAGTTATGGTCTGAGATACATGAGACTTTTGGAGTACTAAGGGGTAAAGATAAGGATGATATTGAGACCTTGTCCAACTTACTTAGGGATTTCAGAGAGAAGCTGTCACCGTCAGCGGAGGAATTGACAAAGCAGCAAGAAATTGAACAACTACTGGGTTGTAAGGCCAGCAAGGAGATAAAAATATTGCCTCCAAAACATGCGACAAACAAAGGGAGTGGCAAAAGGATGTTGTCTAAGAAGACAAAAGCCGAAGCATTGTTATCTAAACCGAAACGGATGTGCAATAATTGCAAACAAATGGCACATCACGACAAGAGAAACTGCCCCCAACCCGTTTTCAGAACACCCACAACAATCTATTGA
- the LOC141641081 gene encoding protein FAR-RED IMPAIRED RESPONSE 1-like, translating into MVFTPFTGIDNHKRSINFAGALLFRENEDYFDWVFKRFLVAMGGKEPEYIITDQDAGIIKSVKNVFKTARHRFCMWHIMKKVPVKYGGTTKDYPEFIKKLNAIIWDDELEPDEFDVRWGEIMKEHAVGKSAWFKEVYLKRRQWVMAHCRDLTMGSVMRTTQRSESENSFFKKFENNNGTLVEF; encoded by the coding sequence ATGGTATTTACACCTTTCACGGGTATTGATAATCACAAGCGTTCAATCAATTTTGCTGGTGCACTTCTTTTCAGGGAGAACGAGGACTATTTTGATTGGGTGTTCAAACGTTTTTTGGTGGCAATGGGTGGGAAGGAACCGGAATATATTATAACCGACCAAGATGCGGGTATTATAAAGTCTGTCAAGAATGTTTTTAAGACAGCTAGGCATCGCTTCTGCATGTGGCATATTATGAAAAAGGTTCCAGTCAAATACGGGGGTACAACAAAAGATTATCCCGAATTTATAAAGAAGTTAAATGCCATAATCTGGGACGACGAACTTGAACCGGATGAATTTGACGTTCGCTGGGGCGAGATAATGAAAGAGCATGCCGTTGGTAAATCTGCTTGGTTTAAGGAAGTGTACCTTAAAAGGAGGCAATGGGTGATGGCCCATTGTAGGGACCTGACGATGGGAAGTGTTATGAGGACAACACAAAGATCGGAGAGTGAAAATAGTTTCTTTAAAAAGTTTGAGAACAACAATGGAACATTGGTTGAATTCTGA